The following proteins are co-located in the Diaphorobacter sp. HDW4B genome:
- a CDS encoding penicillin-binding protein 1A has product MLQRFPWPGKPWKSKRNLWWLLASGPIALFLYVLILIPFTPSISDLRKAKTDQPAQLVSADGRLLAEYKWINREWVPLKGIAQPVKDALIATEDHRFYEHFGLDWKRTLSAVVRTLGGDKQGGSTITQQLARNLYPEEIGRAPTLNRKLKEAITALKIEMTYSKDEILETYLNTVPFLYNAFGIEMAARTYFDKSADELNVIESATLIGMLKGTVYYNPVLNPERAQDRRNTVLAQMKKREKLSAADYDKLIKRPLRIRFERQAEVNGLAPHLAQQLRRQLIDWADREGYSLYSDGLVIRTTVNGKLQEMANQAIEKQGRALQAVANKVWAPQSIWGAKSPLVQRLVRETSQYEQAVAKGGNPDEVLKGLLDNADFMAKLKQQKTRLQAGFLALDPRDGTVLAWVGSRDYAQDPFDHVQAARRQPGSTFKPFVYGAAFAKGMRPGDTFMDQPIEIPLDGGKQVWKPTDDSAPSYAPMSLSDGLAYSKNIITAQVMQQVGPEKVAQLARAMGVRESKLDEVPSLALGTSPVTLKEMVASYGTIANAGAYLAPTVITQIEDKDGKVLETFAPAKAQRALALAPAQELRNAMRGVINKGTGVAIRSRYGISADVAGKTGTTQDNTDGWFIMMHPQMVAGAWVGFNDGRITLRSDYWGQGAHSALPIVGQVFQQAIRGKIVDSNLKFVDQEEHSILADAIGSVRNWVVDLFGRSTDQIQPPAATTPEVQGSQLPPRPQTPAGADDGSRPEIGEAPLKPLQNATPDADPEPPSQPPAGAGESQDPFWNPSQHPQQQPPQPQTSPWPHLPSQPSNGQGAQPPMPANGQVLPPQARANPPTNPQLQAQTTPAPYVPQPSNSPPPPMPGGGQTVQQPAAMPGTVVTSPVERGVVVPGQN; this is encoded by the coding sequence ATGCTCCAGCGGTTTCCATGGCCGGGCAAGCCGTGGAAATCCAAGCGCAATCTCTGGTGGCTGCTGGCTTCCGGGCCGATTGCGCTGTTTCTCTATGTGCTGATCCTGATTCCGTTCACACCGTCGATCAGCGATCTGCGCAAGGCCAAGACCGATCAGCCCGCGCAGCTCGTCTCCGCCGACGGCAGGCTGCTGGCCGAGTACAAATGGATCAACCGCGAATGGGTGCCGCTCAAGGGCATCGCCCAGCCGGTCAAGGACGCGCTGATCGCCACCGAAGACCATCGCTTCTACGAGCACTTCGGGCTGGATTGGAAGCGCACGCTGTCCGCCGTGGTGCGCACGCTCGGCGGTGACAAGCAGGGCGGCTCGACCATCACGCAGCAGCTCGCACGCAATCTCTACCCCGAGGAAATCGGCCGCGCGCCCACGCTGAACCGCAAGCTCAAAGAGGCGATCACGGCGCTCAAGATCGAGATGACGTACTCCAAGGACGAGATTCTGGAGACCTATCTCAACACCGTGCCGTTTCTCTACAACGCCTTCGGCATCGAGATGGCCGCGCGCACGTATTTCGACAAGTCGGCCGACGAGCTCAACGTGATCGAAAGCGCCACGCTGATCGGCATGCTCAAGGGCACGGTCTATTACAACCCGGTGCTCAACCCCGAGCGCGCACAGGACCGCCGCAACACCGTGCTCGCGCAGATGAAAAAGCGCGAAAAGCTCTCGGCGGCCGACTACGACAAGCTCATCAAGCGCCCGCTGCGCATCCGCTTCGAACGCCAGGCCGAGGTCAACGGCCTCGCGCCGCATCTGGCGCAGCAGCTGCGTCGCCAGTTGATCGACTGGGCCGACCGTGAGGGCTACAGCCTGTACTCCGACGGTCTGGTGATCCGCACCACGGTCAACGGCAAGCTGCAGGAAATGGCGAATCAAGCCATCGAAAAGCAGGGCCGCGCGCTGCAGGCCGTGGCCAACAAGGTCTGGGCACCGCAAAGCATCTGGGGCGCAAAGAGCCCGCTGGTGCAGCGTCTGGTGCGCGAAACCTCGCAGTACGAACAGGCGGTTGCCAAGGGCGGCAATCCGGACGAGGTGCTCAAGGGCTTGCTCGACAACGCCGATTTCATGGCCAAGCTCAAGCAGCAGAAGACGCGGCTGCAAGCGGGCTTTCTGGCGCTCGATCCGCGCGACGGCACCGTGCTCGCCTGGGTGGGCAGCCGCGACTACGCACAAGACCCTTTCGACCACGTGCAGGCCGCGCGCCGCCAGCCGGGTTCGACCTTCAAGCCGTTTGTCTACGGAGCAGCCTTTGCCAAGGGCATGCGGCCTGGCGACACCTTCATGGACCAGCCCATCGAGATTCCGCTCGATGGCGGCAAGCAGGTCTGGAAGCCGACCGACGACTCCGCGCCCAGCTACGCGCCGATGTCGCTGTCCGATGGACTCGCATATTCCAAGAACATCATCACCGCGCAGGTGATGCAGCAGGTCGGCCCGGAAAAAGTCGCCCAGCTCGCGCGTGCCATGGGTGTGCGTGAATCCAAGCTCGACGAAGTGCCTTCACTCGCGCTGGGCACCAGCCCGGTCACGCTCAAGGAAATGGTGGCCTCCTACGGCACCATCGCCAACGCAGGCGCGTATTTGGCTCCGACGGTGATCACCCAGATCGAGGACAAGGATGGAAAGGTGCTCGAAACCTTCGCCCCGGCCAAGGCCCAGCGCGCACTGGCGCTTGCGCCTGCGCAGGAGCTGCGCAACGCCATGCGCGGCGTGATCAACAAGGGCACGGGCGTGGCGATCCGTTCGCGCTACGGCATCAGCGCCGATGTGGCGGGCAAGACCGGCACCACGCAGGACAACACGGATGGCTGGTTCATCATGATGCATCCGCAGATGGTGGCGGGCGCGTGGGTGGGCTTCAACGATGGCCGCATCACGCTGCGCAGCGACTATTGGGGGCAGGGTGCGCACAGCGCGCTGCCCATCGTCGGCCAGGTGTTCCAGCAGGCGATTCGCGGCAAGATCGTGGACAGCAATCTGAAGTTCGTCGATCAGGAAGAACACAGCATTCTGGCGGACGCGATCGGCTCGGTGCGCAACTGGGTGGTCGATCTGTTTGGCCGCTCCACCGACCAGATCCAGCCGCCCGCCGCCACAACACCGGAAGTGCAGGGCTCGCAACTGCCACCTCGCCCGCAAACACCCGCTGGCGCGGACGATGGCTCGCGCCCCGAGATCGGCGAGGCCCCGCTCAAACCGCTGCAAAACGCCACGCCGGACGCTGACCCCGAGCCGCCATCGCAGCCACCGGCAGGCGCGGGAGAGTCGCAGGACCCGTTCTGGAATCCCTCTCAACATCCGCAGCAGCAGCCACCACAACCGCAGACCTCGCCTTGGCCGCATCTGCCGTCGCAGCCATCCAACGGACAAGGCGCGCAGCCGCCCATGCCCGCGAATGGCCAGGTGCTGCCACCACAGGCGCGCGCCAACCCACCGACCAATCCGCAACTGCAGGCGCAGACGACTCCCGCGCCGTATGTGCCGCAGCCATCCAACAGTCCTCCACCGCCGATGCCGGGCGGCGGGCAGACGGTGCAGCAACCAGCGGCGATGCCGGGCACGGTCGTCACGTCGCCGGTCGAACGCGGCGTGGTGGTACCGGGGCAGAACTGA
- a CDS encoding NUDIX hydrolase, with translation MTIRAPVRFCRNCGTAVEYRVPDDGDTRVRAVCPACHTIHYENPLNVVGTIPVMPDGRVLLCKRNIEPRWGKWTLPAGFMELNETTAEGAARETDEEAGAQIRMGRLFSLVNVPHVGQVHLFYTADLLSDQFNPGHETIEARLFREDEIPWDELAFRTVSTSLRLWFEDRKNGAENNVHNVDLSAPKPDH, from the coding sequence ATGACCATTCGTGCCCCTGTTCGTTTCTGCCGCAACTGCGGCACCGCTGTCGAATACCGTGTCCCCGATGATGGCGACACCCGCGTGCGAGCCGTTTGTCCGGCCTGCCACACGATTCACTACGAGAATCCACTCAACGTGGTGGGAACGATTCCGGTGATGCCCGATGGCCGCGTGCTGCTGTGCAAGCGCAACATCGAGCCGCGCTGGGGCAAGTGGACGCTGCCTGCGGGCTTCATGGAACTGAACGAAACCACCGCCGAAGGCGCAGCCCGCGAGACCGACGAGGAAGCCGGTGCGCAGATCCGCATGGGCCGTTTGTTCTCGCTGGTGAACGTGCCGCATGTCGGGCAGGTGCATTTGTTCTACACCGCCGATCTGCTGAGCGACCAGTTCAACCCCGGTCACGAAACCATCGAAGCCCGCCTCTTCCGCGAGGACGAAATTCCGTGGGATGAACTGGCTTTCCGCACCGTCAGCACCTCGTTGCGCTTGTGGTTCGAGGACCGCAAGAACGGCGCCGAGAACAACGTGCACAACGTCGATCTGTCGGCACCGAAGCCGGATCACTGA
- a CDS encoding fumarylacetoacetate hydrolase family protein has protein sequence MSYVFTPAPAATVPVVGSDALFPVHRIYCVGRNYAEHAKEMGHSGREAPFFFMKPADTVLVVTEGTTGEMPYPTLTKDLHHEIELVVALGKGGKNIKAADAAAHIFGYAVGLDMTRRDLQAEAKKLGRPWDIAKGFDFSAPITPIVPADKAGDVNNAAIWLNVNGAKRQASEVTQLIWNIAETIEALSQAWELQAGDLIFSGTPEGVAAVSKGDVLEGGVAGLPALKVKLV, from the coding sequence ATGAGCTACGTATTCACCCCCGCTCCCGCTGCAACCGTTCCCGTGGTCGGCAGCGACGCCCTGTTCCCCGTGCACCGCATCTACTGCGTGGGCCGCAACTACGCCGAGCACGCCAAGGAAATGGGCCACTCGGGCCGTGAAGCGCCCTTTTTCTTCATGAAGCCCGCCGACACCGTGCTGGTCGTCACGGAAGGCACCACCGGCGAAATGCCCTACCCCACGCTCACCAAAGACCTGCACCACGAGATCGAATTGGTAGTGGCGCTCGGCAAGGGCGGCAAGAACATCAAGGCCGCCGACGCTGCCGCGCACATCTTCGGCTACGCCGTGGGCCTGGACATGACGCGCCGCGACCTGCAGGCCGAAGCCAAGAAGCTGGGCCGTCCATGGGACATCGCCAAGGGTTTTGACTTCAGCGCCCCGATCACCCCCATCGTGCCCGCCGACAAGGCTGGCGATGTGAACAACGCGGCCATCTGGTTGAATGTGAATGGCGCCAAGCGCCAGGCCAGCGAAGTCACGCAACTGATCTGGAACATCGCAGAAACCATCGAAGCACTGTCGCAGGCATGGGAGCTGCAAGCCGGCGACCTGATCTTCTCGGGCACACCCGAAGGCGTTGCGGCCGTCTCCAAGGGCGATGTGCTCGAAGGCGGCGTTGCGGGCCTGCCAGCGCTCAAGGTCAAGCTGGTTTGA